The Archangium primigenium genomic interval GAGCACATCCGGGTGCGCGCCTCGGACGGGCAGCCGGTACTGCTCGACTTCGGCGCGGGCTGGTACGAGGGCGCTCCGCCCCTCACCACCGGCCCCCTGCCTCCCGCGACGCCCTATCTCCTCAGCCCCGAGGCGGCCTACACCCTGTGGCGCAGCTCCAGGCAGGCCGGGGTCCGCCACCTCTTCCAGCCCGCCGATGACCTGTATGCCCTGGGCATCTGCCTCTACCGGGCCACCACCGGGCACCATCCCTTTCCCGAGGGCTGGCCCCCGGAGGTGCTGCTGTCGGCCTCCGTGCACGTGCTGCCGCTCGCGCCCTCGCGCGTCAACCCGCGTGTCCCCCGGGCCTTGAGTGACATCGTCATGCGGCTGCTGGAGAAGGACCCCCGGGCCCGCCATCCGGACGGCGCGGCGCTCGCGGCGGCCCTGCTCGCGGCCTCCGAGGAGACGGACCCGGAATGGGACGCACCCATCTTCGAGTGGGATGCACAGGAGCACGAGATCGTCCGGCCGCCGAGGCCTCGGCCCACGAGGTCCACGCGCCGCCCGTGACCCGAGGGCGGTGGCGTTGGCCCCCGGGACTGGGATGGGCCGCGGCGGCGCTCTTGATGCTGCTGCCCCTGGTGCGGCTCGCGCCGGGGGGAAGCGTCCCCGACGCGGCGTGGGTCACGGACCTGCGCGTGGAGTCCGCGCCTGGCCCCTCCGAGCCGCCGCCTCAGCCCGCCCGCGACCAGAAGCTGGCTCTCTGCGAAGACGGATTGGAGGTGGAGCTGTCCGGTGGATGTGGCATCGGCTCTGGCAGCGGCCTCCGGCCTGTCCGCGGAAGACCGTCGCGTACAAGGACCAGTGCCTCTGGCCCGTCCCCAAGTCGAAGGCGCTTCCGACGAGCGTGGACGCGGGGACGCCCGGGGCGCGATGACGACGGACCATGTCCGAAAAGGAGGGATGTTGGTGAAAACGGACACGGTGACAACGATTGGCTCCGGACCGGAGGGGCCTTTGTCTCCGAACGCCCGAGGCCCGGTGCCACGGAGCGTGTCCCGGGCGGGGCTGGAGGACTCAATCGGGACGGGGACTCAGGCGGCGAGGAACGCGCGGTTCTCCTGGATGAGGGTCTTGGCCGGGCGCGTGTCGTAGTTGATGCCGTTCATGCGCGACTGGAACTCGGCCACGGCCATGCGCTCTTCCTGGCCCCAGGGGTTGATGTACTTCACGTACTCCTTGCCCTGGTGCTTCTCCAGGCCGGTGACGAGCAGCTGGTGGCCGCCGTTGCGGTACTTGATGCCGGCCAGCACGTTCTGTCCCTCGGCCAGCTCCGAGCGGATGCGGTCCATGAGCTTGGCGCGGTCCTTGGTGTTGGTGTCGTAGGACATGTTGTGGTCATAGACGGCGTCGTAGAGGGCATCGAGGCCCCGGGCGGTGGCGCCCGCGTTGCGGTTCTCCTTGGAGGCCGAGTCGCGGTAGTCCCGGTCGCCATTGGAGGCCTCCATGAAGATGGGGGCGAGCAGCCGCTGGGTGAGGGCCCGGCCCGAGCCGTCATCCTTGAAGGCCGTGTCCTTCTCGCGCGGCAGCGTGGTGCCGTTGGCGAGCTTGACGTTGCCCGAGGTGCTGGCGGCGGCCTTGATGAGGCGCGCGTACTCGGCGGGCCGCTCGATGTTCAGGCCGATGGTCATGGCCGTGGGGGCGCAGGTGCCACGCGCGCCCTGGTTGATGGCGCTCGGGGTGGCCAGCTCCTGCACCAGGTCGGTGAGCAGCGTCTGTCGGTCCACACGCCGCTCGATGTCGTTGCCTTGCGCGATGTCCGACAGGTGCTGGAGGACGGAGCCCTCGTTGAGGAAGTCCGAGCCCTTCTCCAGGCGGCCGCTGACGAGCAGCTTCTGGAGCGCGAGCGTGGCCACGGGGTTGTTGGCGGCGGCGAGCTCCTGGCGCACCGTCGCATAGCGCGCGC includes:
- a CDS encoding serine/threonine-protein kinase, producing MSTSQGAGPPRPEALRPGSQVGAWRVVEALGVGGQGAVYRVEDRARPGEFHALKLSLHARDKRAEREVALMMSRAAHPHVVRFHGCARWPRPREGWLGIVMDWVPGQALDAWAESGATFRRLALVGATVARTLGELHARGVLHRDLKPEHIRVRASDGQPVLLDFGAGWYEGAPPLTTGPLPPATPYLLSPEAAYTLWRSSRQAGVRHLFQPADDLYALGICLYRATTGHHPFPEGWPPEVLLSASVHVLPLAPSRVNPRVPRALSDIVMRLLEKDPRARHPDGAALAAALLAASEETDPEWDAPIFEWDAQEHEIVRPPRPRPTRSTRRP